In a genomic window of Curtobacterium sp. MCBD17_035:
- a CDS encoding SDR family oxidoreductase, with the protein MSQLDKQDPRTQFPQPPYPPQSQELPGGTNAMDPKPDHGETSYVGTGRMPGYRVLVTGADSGIGRAAAIAMAKEGADVALNALPEEQEDLEEVRDVIGDLGRKAVILPGDLTDEATCERIVAEAVSTLGGLDSLVLVAGHQKVNEDITTTSTEDFDLTVKVNLYAMFWLCRAAVPHMAPGSTIVTTASVAAYQPQTRLLDYGMTKAGIITFTNGLAGQLASKGIRANCIVPGPIWTPLQPASYDSAEIEHYGEGTPFGRPGQPVELGAAYVHLAGPESSYTSGSTLTIAGATGMAL; encoded by the coding sequence ATGAGCCAGCTCGACAAGCAGGACCCCCGGACACAGTTCCCCCAGCCCCCGTACCCGCCGCAGTCGCAGGAGCTCCCGGGCGGCACGAACGCGATGGACCCGAAGCCGGACCACGGCGAGACCAGCTACGTCGGCACCGGCCGGATGCCGGGCTACCGAGTGCTCGTGACCGGTGCCGACTCGGGCATCGGCCGGGCCGCGGCGATCGCGATGGCGAAGGAGGGCGCGGACGTCGCCCTGAACGCGCTGCCCGAGGAGCAGGAGGACCTCGAGGAGGTCCGCGACGTCATCGGCGACCTCGGCCGGAAGGCGGTGATCCTGCCCGGGGACCTCACCGACGAGGCCACGTGTGAGCGGATCGTGGCCGAGGCGGTCAGCACCCTCGGAGGCCTCGACTCGCTCGTGCTCGTGGCCGGCCACCAGAAGGTCAACGAGGACATCACGACGACGAGCACCGAGGACTTCGACCTGACGGTCAAGGTGAACCTCTACGCCATGTTCTGGCTCTGCCGAGCCGCGGTCCCACACATGGCCCCCGGCTCGACCATCGTCACCACCGCCTCCGTCGCGGCGTACCAGCCGCAGACCCGGCTCCTCGACTACGGCATGACCAAGGCCGGCATCATCACCTTCACGAACGGCCTCGCCGGTCAGCTCGCGAGCAAGGGCATCCGCGCGAACTGCATCGTCCCCGGGCCGATCTGGACACCGTTGCAGCCCGCGTCGTACGACAGCGCCGAGATCGAGCACTACGGCGAGGGCACACCGTTCGGGCGGCCGGGCCAACCGGTCGAGCTCGGAGCGGCGTACGTGCACCTGGCCGGCCCCGAGTCGAGCTACACGTCCGGGTCGACGCTGACGATCGCGGGGGCGACGGGCATGGCGCTGTAG